A section of the Pimelobacter simplex genome encodes:
- a CDS encoding TetR/AcrR family transcriptional regulator: MSIDPTRSRRARLDQEAVLQAAEALVDRDGYDALTMTSLATELEARVSSLYNHVANLEDLRALIQVRAMRLLGDHVRKAAMGHAGLTGLRALSHALRAFARTHPQRYAALTRPPIDREAFYAAALDAIEALAVMVRSAGLPDDRLLQSAMALFASLHGFVSLEVAGYFGDLSGTSAESLDLDLVYEQVIDGAVTAASLEATR, translated from the coding sequence TTGAGCATCGACCCGACCCGCAGCCGCCGAGCCCGCCTCGACCAGGAAGCGGTGCTCCAGGCGGCCGAGGCGCTCGTCGACCGCGACGGGTACGACGCGCTGACGATGACCTCGCTCGCCACCGAGCTCGAGGCCCGGGTGTCGTCGCTCTACAACCACGTCGCGAACCTCGAGGACCTGCGCGCCCTCATCCAGGTCCGCGCGATGCGGCTGCTCGGCGACCACGTCCGCAAGGCGGCCATGGGCCACGCCGGGCTCACCGGCCTGCGCGCCCTGAGCCACGCGCTGCGCGCCTTCGCCCGTACCCACCCCCAGCGCTACGCCGCCCTGACCCGGCCCCCGATCGACCGCGAGGCGTTCTACGCCGCCGCGCTCGACGCGATCGAGGCGCTGGCCGTCATGGTCCGCTCCGCGGGCCTGCCCGACGACCGGCTGCTGCAGAGCGCGATGGCGCTGTTCGCCTCGCTCCACGGCTTCGTCTCGCTCGAGGTGGCCGGCTACTTCGGCGACCTGTCCGGCACCAGCGCGGAGTCCCTCGACCTCGACCTGGTCTACGAGCAGGTCATCGACGGCGCCGTCACCGCCGCCTCCCTGGAAGCCACGCGCTGA
- a CDS encoding DNA-3-methyladenine glycosylase family protein, translating to MTSPDGATRVWHPGRPVPVAALLGQHRRGGGDPTLRLAVEGRHWRGSRTPEGLVTLAVRDQDADGAVAAEAWGPGAAWALDQLPALLGEHDDWTGFEPRHPVLVEARRRYPHLRLGRTGLVLESLVPSIIEQKVTGQEAFAGFRALVRRHGVPAPGPGAARGLGLMVQPDAETLRAIPSWEWLRLHIDPARSRAVVTAARHAAALERAASLSGEEAERRLRSLPGIGVWTAAEVRQRALGDPDAVSYGDYHVAKDVGWALEGRLFDDAELARYLVPWTGHRGRVPLLVMAAGLRRPRHGPRMSPREHLPTRDQMA from the coding sequence GTGACCTCCCCGGACGGCGCCACCCGCGTGTGGCACCCCGGTCGCCCGGTTCCGGTGGCGGCGCTGCTGGGCCAGCACCGGCGCGGGGGCGGTGACCCGACGCTGCGGCTGGCCGTCGAGGGCCGGCACTGGCGGGGGAGCCGTACGCCGGAGGGCCTGGTCACCCTCGCGGTGCGCGACCAGGACGCCGACGGTGCCGTCGCCGCCGAGGCCTGGGGACCGGGCGCCGCCTGGGCCCTCGACCAGCTCCCGGCGCTGCTCGGCGAGCACGACGACTGGACCGGCTTCGAGCCGCGGCACCCCGTCCTCGTCGAGGCCCGGCGCCGGTACCCGCACCTGCGGCTGGGCCGGACCGGTCTGGTCCTGGAGTCGCTGGTGCCCTCGATCATCGAGCAGAAGGTGACCGGTCAGGAGGCCTTCGCCGGCTTCCGCGCCCTGGTACGACGCCACGGCGTCCCCGCGCCCGGCCCCGGTGCCGCGCGCGGGCTGGGGCTGATGGTCCAGCCCGACGCGGAGACCCTGCGCGCGATCCCCTCGTGGGAGTGGCTGCGCCTGCACATCGACCCGGCGCGCAGCCGGGCCGTGGTGACCGCCGCCCGCCACGCCGCCGCCCTGGAGCGGGCGGCGTCCCTGAGCGGCGAGGAGGCCGAGCGGCGGCTGCGGAGCCTGCCCGGCATCGGGGTGTGGACCGCGGCCGAGGTCCGCCAGCGGGCGCTGGGCGATCCCGACGCCGTCTCGTACGGCGACTACCACGTCGCCAAGGACGTCGGCTGGGCGCTGGAGGGACGCCTCTTCGACGACGCCGAGCTGGCCCGCTACCTGGTGCCGTGGACCGGTCACCGGGGCCGGGTCCCACTGCTGGTGATGGCGGCCGGGCTGCGCCGTCCGCGGCACGGTCCGCGCATGTCACCGCGTGAACATCTCCCGACCCGTGACCAAATGGCGTGA
- a CDS encoding MaoC family dehydratase — MALPVMLKAALPAVPGLNQLPGIKKTGGALPTVTLRRDDVVVERAQVQRYADVCGFPNKDVAPLPYLHMLAFPLHMQLMTDASFPFPAIGSVHLENTIVQHRPVAIGETVSLALTADNLRASTKGRAWDMNVTGTVGDEVVWESVSTYLRVGKGDKDNGDPGMSLVAVDAKGPVWSLGSDLGRRYAAVSGDHNPIHLYPLTAKALGFPRHIAHGMWSKARCIAALENRLPDAVKVEVAFKKPIFLPGKAQFGADGTASGWDFTLVNPKSGAPHLLGRTTAL, encoded by the coding sequence ATGGCTCTCCCCGTGATGCTCAAGGCGGCGCTGCCCGCCGTCCCGGGCCTCAACCAGCTGCCGGGCATCAAGAAGACCGGCGGTGCGCTGCCCACGGTGACGCTGCGCCGCGACGACGTCGTGGTCGAGCGCGCCCAGGTCCAGCGGTACGCCGACGTGTGCGGCTTCCCGAACAAGGACGTCGCCCCGCTCCCCTACCTGCACATGCTGGCGTTCCCGCTCCACATGCAGCTGATGACCGACGCGTCCTTCCCGTTCCCGGCCATCGGCTCGGTGCACCTGGAGAACACGATCGTCCAGCACCGTCCCGTCGCCATCGGCGAGACCGTGTCGCTGGCGCTGACCGCCGACAACCTGCGGGCCAGCACCAAGGGCCGTGCCTGGGACATGAACGTCACCGGCACCGTCGGCGACGAGGTCGTGTGGGAGTCGGTGTCGACGTACCTGCGGGTCGGCAAGGGCGACAAGGACAACGGCGACCCGGGTATGAGCCTGGTCGCCGTCGACGCCAAGGGCCCCGTGTGGAGCCTGGGCAGCGACCTCGGCCGGCGCTACGCGGCGGTGTCGGGCGACCACAACCCGATCCACCTCTACCCGCTGACCGCCAAGGCCCTCGGCTTCCCGCGCCACATCGCCCACGGCATGTGGAGCAAGGCGCGCTGCATCGCGGCGCTCGAGAACCGGCTGCCCGACGCGGTCAAGGTCGAGGTGGCGTTCAAGAAGCCGATCTTCCTGCCGGGCAAGGCGCAGTTCGGCGCCGACGGTACGGCGAGCGGCTGGGACTTCACGCTGGTCAACCCCAAGTCGGGTGCGCCCCACCTGCTGGGACGCACGACCGCGCTGTGA
- a CDS encoding acetyl-CoA C-acetyltransferase: MADTVRRAAVLGGNRIPFARSNGAYATASNQEMLTAALDGLVARFGLEGERLGEVAGGAVLKHSRDFNLVRESVLGTKLAPETAAVDLQQACGTGLQAINYIANKIKLGQIESGIGGGVDTTSDAPIAISEKLRKKLIQLNNARSTKDRLAILATIRPGDIGLAIPSNGEPRTRLSMGDHQALTALEWQIAREAQDELAVTSHHHLAASYDEGWQDDLITPFRGLERDNNLRADSSLEKLAKLKPVFGKGEAATMTAGNSTPLTDGASAVLLGSEEWAEAHGLEVLAYFVDSEVAAVDFVNGAEGLLMAPAYAVPRMLERNGLTLQDFDFYEIHEAFASQVLSTLAAWESPVFCKERLGLDAPLGSIDRAKLNVKGSSLAAGHPFSATGGRIVANTAKLLQANGGGRALISVCAAGGQGVVAIMER, encoded by the coding sequence ATGGCAGACACTGTTCGTCGGGCCGCCGTACTCGGCGGTAACCGGATCCCCTTCGCTCGCTCCAACGGGGCCTACGCCACCGCCTCCAACCAGGAGATGCTGACCGCCGCGCTCGACGGCCTGGTGGCGCGCTTCGGGCTGGAGGGTGAACGTCTCGGCGAGGTCGCCGGCGGCGCCGTCCTCAAGCACAGCCGCGACTTCAACCTGGTCCGCGAGTCGGTGCTCGGCACCAAGCTCGCGCCCGAGACCGCGGCCGTCGACCTGCAGCAGGCCTGCGGCACCGGCCTCCAGGCGATCAACTACATCGCCAACAAGATCAAGCTCGGCCAGATCGAGTCCGGCATCGGCGGCGGTGTCGACACCACCTCCGACGCGCCGATCGCCATCTCCGAGAAGCTCCGCAAGAAGCTCATCCAGCTCAACAACGCGCGCTCCACCAAGGACCGCCTCGCGATCCTCGCCACCATCCGCCCCGGCGACATCGGCCTGGCGATCCCGTCCAACGGCGAGCCGCGCACCCGCCTGTCGATGGGCGACCACCAGGCACTGACCGCCCTGGAGTGGCAGATCGCCCGCGAGGCCCAGGACGAGCTCGCCGTCACCTCGCACCACCACCTCGCCGCGTCGTACGACGAGGGGTGGCAGGACGACCTCATCACCCCGTTCCGCGGCCTGGAGCGCGACAACAACCTGCGCGCCGACTCCTCGCTCGAGAAGCTCGCCAAGCTCAAGCCGGTCTTCGGCAAGGGCGAGGCGGCGACCATGACGGCCGGCAACTCGACCCCGCTGACCGACGGCGCGTCCGCCGTACTGCTGGGGTCGGAGGAGTGGGCCGAGGCCCACGGCCTCGAGGTGCTCGCCTACTTCGTCGACTCCGAGGTCGCCGCGGTCGACTTCGTCAACGGTGCCGAGGGCCTGCTCATGGCGCCGGCGTACGCCGTACCGCGGATGCTGGAGCGCAACGGCCTGACCCTCCAGGACTTCGACTTCTACGAGATCCACGAGGCCTTCGCCTCGCAGGTGCTCTCGACGCTCGCCGCCTGGGAGAGCCCGGTGTTCTGCAAGGAGCGCCTCGGCCTCGACGCCCCCCTGGGCTCCATCGACCGCGCCAAGCTCAACGTCAAGGGCTCCTCGCTCGCCGCGGGCCACCCGTTCTCGGCGACCGGCGGCCGGATCGTGGCCAACACGGCCAAGCTCCTCCAGGCCAACGGCGGCGGCCGGGCACTGATCTCGGTCTGCGCGGCCGGTGGCCAGGGCGTCGTCGCGATCATGGAGCGCTGA
- a CDS encoding 3-oxoacyl-ACP reductase: MSDKYQGFVSSPIGKILVKNLGLPNPVELDRYTAGDPLVQGTVLVGGTGRLAESLPGLLDLIGVASTTAAEDGQKLKGLVFDATGLQDAGDLVALRDFFTPVLRSLEPCARVVVLGTPPEQTKGGERIAQRALEGFTRSLGKELGRGATSQLVYVAEGQEAAATSTLAFLLSPKSAYVSGQVIRIGAHGKATTTAVDDWTQPLAGKVALVTGASRGIGEAIARVLHRDGATVVGVDVPQAASELQALMNELEGDWLTLDITGKDAPQRIAHHLKEKHGGVDVVVHNAGITRDRKLANMAANDKGDRWTSVIAVNLTAPELITRELLDQGVVNKGGSIVGVASIAGIAGNVGQTNYAASKAGVIGLVDSFADELKDGITINAVAPGFIITQMTAAVPFATREVGQRLNAMSQGGLPVDVAETIAWYANPASSGVNGNVVRVCGQMMLGA, from the coding sequence ATGAGCGACAAGTACCAGGGCTTCGTGAGCTCCCCGATCGGCAAGATCCTCGTCAAGAACCTCGGTCTGCCCAACCCGGTCGAGCTCGACCGCTACACCGCCGGTGACCCGCTCGTGCAGGGCACCGTGCTGGTCGGCGGCACCGGCCGCCTCGCCGAGTCGCTGCCCGGCCTGCTCGACCTGATCGGCGTCGCGTCGACCACCGCCGCCGAGGACGGCCAGAAGCTCAAGGGCCTCGTCTTCGACGCCACCGGGCTCCAGGACGCCGGCGACCTGGTCGCGCTGCGCGACTTCTTCACCCCGGTGCTGCGCAGCCTCGAGCCGTGCGCCCGCGTCGTCGTCCTCGGTACGCCGCCCGAGCAGACCAAGGGCGGCGAGCGGATCGCGCAGCGCGCGCTCGAGGGCTTCACCCGCAGCCTCGGCAAGGAGCTCGGCCGCGGCGCGACCTCGCAGCTCGTCTACGTCGCCGAGGGCCAGGAGGCCGCCGCGACCAGCACGCTGGCGTTCCTCCTCTCCCCCAAGTCGGCCTACGTCTCGGGCCAGGTCATCCGGATCGGCGCCCACGGCAAGGCCACCACGACCGCGGTCGACGACTGGACCCAGCCGCTGGCCGGCAAGGTCGCGCTCGTCACCGGCGCGAGCCGCGGCATCGGCGAGGCGATCGCCCGGGTGCTGCACCGCGACGGCGCGACGGTGGTCGGGGTCGACGTACCGCAGGCGGCCAGCGAGCTCCAGGCGCTCATGAACGAGCTCGAGGGCGACTGGCTCACCCTCGACATCACCGGCAAGGACGCCCCCCAGCGGATCGCGCACCACCTCAAGGAGAAGCACGGCGGCGTGGACGTGGTCGTCCACAACGCCGGCATCACCCGCGACCGCAAGCTCGCCAACATGGCGGCCAACGACAAGGGCGACCGCTGGACCTCGGTGATCGCGGTCAATCTCACCGCTCCCGAGCTCATCACCCGCGAGCTGCTCGACCAGGGCGTGGTCAACAAGGGCGGCTCGATCGTGGGCGTCGCCTCGATCGCCGGCATCGCCGGCAACGTGGGCCAGACCAACTACGCCGCGTCCAAGGCCGGCGTCATCGGCCTCGTCGACAGCTTCGCCGACGAGCTGAAGGACGGCATCACCATCAACGCCGTCGCGCCGGGCTTCATCATCACCCAGATGACCGCGGCCGTCCCGTTCGCCACCCGCGAGGTCGGCCAGCGCCTCAACGCCATGTCCCAGGGCGGGCTCCCGGTCGACGTCGCCGAGACGATCGCCTGGTACGCCAATCCGGCGTCGTCGGGCGTCAACGGCAATGTCGTGCGGGTCTGCGGCCAGATGATGCTGGGGGCCTGA
- a CDS encoding APC family permease, whose product MTSPSGAPPVARAAQPSPDGAARMQRGLGVVPMVLMVVAAAAPLAVVTASVPVIISASGSTAAPQFFMVATVVLCLFSVGFTSMSKHVPNAGAFYSYIQRGLGRHVGVGAAALALGSYAVMLIALYAYLGVATSTLLDRVHVGVPWWCSALAWVLAVGLLGYRDIELSSKVLAVLLVAETLAVVVLDVAIVGHGGADGLSATPLSPSSFATGAPSLGLMFAFFCFIGFEATAVFRNEAKDPDRTIPRATYVAVVFIGVFYAFAAWVVVQGLGVGQAVDQASQDPEDVVQNLAATYVSPILTDVIQVLLVTSFFACVLSFHNVITRYQFTLATKGLLPAAIAEVSDRHRTPSRSSLTFTTISFAAVATVALLGWDPIGQTYVWFSGASTLGLIALMAMTSLAVIVFFRTKAPGPSVWHAVIAPGLACAGLTVILVVIIANFSLLVGSTGTAVVLGCGIAATFVSGLVVAERTRRTRPDRYAALDQDGAA is encoded by the coding sequence ATGACGAGCCCGTCCGGCGCGCCGCCGGTCGCGCGCGCCGCTCAGCCCTCGCCCGACGGGGCGGCCCGGATGCAGCGCGGCCTCGGCGTCGTACCGATGGTGCTCATGGTGGTCGCCGCGGCCGCGCCGCTGGCCGTGGTGACCGCCAGCGTCCCGGTCATCATCTCGGCCAGCGGGAGCACCGCCGCGCCGCAGTTCTTCATGGTGGCGACCGTCGTCCTGTGCCTGTTCTCGGTCGGCTTCACGTCGATGAGCAAGCACGTCCCGAACGCCGGTGCGTTCTACTCCTACATCCAGCGCGGGCTGGGCCGGCACGTCGGCGTCGGCGCGGCCGCGCTGGCGCTCGGGTCGTACGCCGTCATGCTCATCGCGCTCTACGCCTACCTCGGCGTCGCCACCTCGACGCTGCTCGACCGGGTCCACGTCGGCGTGCCCTGGTGGTGCAGTGCCCTCGCGTGGGTGCTCGCCGTCGGTCTGCTCGGCTACCGCGACATCGAGCTGAGCTCGAAGGTCCTGGCCGTGCTCCTGGTGGCCGAGACGCTGGCGGTCGTCGTCCTCGACGTCGCGATCGTGGGCCACGGCGGCGCCGACGGGTTGAGCGCGACGCCGTTGTCGCCGTCCAGCTTCGCGACGGGGGCGCCGAGCCTCGGCCTGATGTTCGCCTTCTTCTGCTTCATCGGCTTCGAGGCGACCGCGGTCTTCCGCAACGAGGCCAAGGATCCCGACCGGACCATCCCGCGCGCGACCTACGTCGCGGTCGTCTTCATCGGGGTGTTCTACGCGTTCGCCGCCTGGGTCGTGGTGCAGGGGCTCGGCGTCGGCCAGGCCGTCGACCAGGCGTCGCAGGACCCCGAGGACGTCGTGCAGAACCTCGCCGCCACCTACGTCTCGCCGATCCTGACCGACGTGATCCAGGTGCTGCTGGTGACGAGCTTCTTCGCGTGCGTGCTGTCGTTCCACAACGTCATCACGCGTTACCAGTTCACTCTGGCGACCAAGGGCCTGCTGCCGGCCGCGATCGCCGAGGTGAGCGACCGGCACCGCACGCCGTCGCGCTCCTCGCTGACCTTCACGACCATCTCGTTCGCCGCGGTGGCGACCGTCGCGCTGCTCGGGTGGGACCCGATCGGCCAGACCTACGTGTGGTTCTCCGGCGCCTCCACCTTGGGGCTCATCGCGCTGATGGCGATGACCAGCCTGGCGGTGATCGTCTTCTTCCGCACCAAGGCGCCGGGCCCGAGCGTGTGGCACGCGGTGATCGCGCCGGGCCTGGCGTGCGCGGGGCTGACGGTGATCCTGGTGGTGATCATCGCCAACTTCTCGCTGCTGGTCGGGAGCACCGGCACGGCCGTCGTCCTCGGCTGCGGCATCGCGGCGACCTTCGTCTCCGGACTGGTCGTCGCCGAGCGGACCCGGCGCACCCGGCCCGACCGCTACGCGGCGCTGGACCAGGACGGCGCGGCCTGA
- a CDS encoding ATP-dependent DNA ligase: MLLHDLVDVSRAVAATRSRKEKVRLLADLLNAAAPGERDLVAHYLGGRLRQRRTGLGWRSLQTLPPPAPAPTLEVGEVDAAFAAMALLAGPGSAGRRAAAVVDLFGRATAPEQDWLRAVTVGEVRQGALEAVVTEALALAADVPLAAVRRAAMLAGGATYVVGAAFEGPAALAEVGLTVGRPILPMLASSAPDVAAALTKAGGSDGGLVGVDAKLDGIRIQVHRDGDDVLVATRSLDDITHRLPEVVAIVRALPATRLVLDGEALSLAPDGRPRPFQETASRTATDGASDGAVVSPYFFDVLHRDGTDLLDLPAHERWQVLEDLVPPEHRVQRWIGTDPTAAAAFTTSVLASGHEGVVVKAAAAPYDAGRRGSAWVKVKPVHTLDLVVLAVEHGSGRRRDWLSNIHLGARDPSSPSGFVMLGKTFKGMTDEMLTWQTERFRSLEVSDDGWVVTVRPEQVVEIAFDGLQRSTRYPGGLALRFARVVRYRDDKSADEADTIETVRAFLRHSAVGS; encoded by the coding sequence ATGCTGCTCCACGACCTCGTCGACGTCTCCCGCGCGGTGGCGGCGACGCGGTCGCGCAAGGAGAAGGTGCGGCTCCTCGCCGACCTGCTGAACGCCGCCGCTCCCGGTGAGCGGGACCTCGTCGCCCACTACCTCGGCGGACGCCTGCGCCAGCGCCGCACCGGCCTGGGCTGGCGCAGCCTGCAGACCTTGCCGCCCCCGGCTCCCGCGCCGACCCTCGAGGTGGGCGAGGTCGACGCGGCCTTCGCGGCCATGGCGCTCCTGGCCGGGCCCGGCTCGGCCGGCCGCCGTGCCGCCGCGGTCGTCGACCTGTTCGGCCGCGCCACCGCCCCCGAGCAGGACTGGCTGCGCGCCGTCACCGTCGGCGAGGTGCGCCAGGGCGCGCTCGAAGCCGTCGTCACCGAGGCCCTCGCCCTCGCCGCGGACGTGCCGCTCGCCGCCGTCCGCCGGGCGGCGATGCTGGCCGGCGGCGCGACGTACGTGGTCGGGGCGGCGTTCGAGGGCCCCGCCGCCCTCGCCGAGGTCGGCCTCACCGTCGGCCGCCCGATCCTGCCCATGCTCGCCTCCTCGGCCCCCGACGTCGCCGCCGCCCTCACCAAGGCCGGCGGCAGCGACGGCGGCCTCGTCGGCGTCGACGCCAAGCTCGACGGCATCCGGATCCAGGTCCACCGCGACGGCGACGACGTCCTCGTCGCCACCCGCAGCCTCGACGACATCACCCACCGCCTCCCCGAGGTCGTCGCCATCGTCCGCGCCCTCCCCGCCACCCGCCTCGTCCTCGACGGCGAGGCCCTCTCGCTCGCCCCCGACGGCCGCCCGCGGCCCTTCCAGGAGACGGCCTCCCGGACCGCCACGGACGGTGCATCCGACGGCGCCGTCGTGTCGCCGTACTTCTTCGACGTGCTGCACCGCGACGGCACCGACCTCCTCGACCTCCCCGCCCACGAGCGCTGGCAGGTCCTCGAGGACCTCGTCCCACCCGAGCACCGCGTCCAGCGCTGGATCGGCACCGACCCCACCGCCGCCGCAGCCTTCACCACCTCCGTCCTCGCCTCCGGCCACGAGGGCGTCGTCGTCAAGGCCGCCGCGGCGCCGTACGACGCGGGGCGACGGGGCTCGGCCTGGGTCAAGGTCAAGCCCGTCCACACCCTCGACCTCGTCGTCCTCGCGGTCGAGCACGGCTCCGGCCGCCGCCGCGACTGGCTCTCCAACATCCACCTCGGCGCCCGCGACCCCTCGTCGCCGTCCGGGTTCGTGATGCTGGGCAAGACCTTCAAGGGGATGACCGACGAGATGCTCACCTGGCAGACCGAGCGGTTCCGGTCGCTGGAGGTGTCCGACGACGGGTGGGTCGTGACCGTGCGGCCCGAGCAGGTCGTCGAGATCGCCTTCGACGGGCTCCAGCGCTCGACGCGCTACCCGGGTGGGCTGGCGCTGCGGTTCGCGCGGGTGGTGCGGTACCGGGACGACAAGTCGGCTGACGAGGCGGACACGATCGAGACGGTGCGGGCGTTCCTTCGACATTCGGCAGTCGGTTCGTGA
- a CDS encoding aldehyde dehydrogenase family protein gives MNAPAETLVRYRMSIAGQERDSASSEIIEVRNKYDGALLGTIPAGTAADAQAALDAAPEGAAAWAATPAYRRVAILKAAVAEIRARRDELSAVLSAENGKTIADATAEIDTTARIFEGFAEESLRLFGQTIPLDIQEGLESDLMITVREPLGVLVGIVPFNFPAELYAHKVGAALAAGNAIVVKPPEDDPLVTILLTEILHRAGVPGAALQLVTGYGEVVGSHLSQSPDIAAVTFTGSTEVGTIVAASAGRNVVRVFLELSGNDAFIVCDDADVEAAVDHAVAGRIFANGQVCVATKRIMVARARYDEFVAALSDRVRRLRVGDPRSEHTDVGPLISVDAARRVERQIQDAVGQGARILVGGVRDGAFITPAVLEIDTGVGIATDEEIFGPVFSVLAVDGLDEAVDLANASRLGLNAAVFTADLQRAIRAGRRIQAGIVSVNGGNAYRPDVAAFGGYKKSGLGREGIAYTLEEFTQVKSIVLRGVVS, from the coding sequence ATGAACGCACCGGCCGAGACGCTGGTCCGCTACCGGATGTCGATCGCGGGACAGGAGCGCGACAGCGCGTCCAGCGAGATCATCGAGGTCCGCAACAAGTACGACGGCGCGCTCCTGGGAACCATCCCCGCGGGCACCGCCGCCGACGCCCAGGCCGCGCTCGACGCCGCCCCCGAGGGCGCTGCCGCCTGGGCGGCCACGCCCGCGTACCGCCGGGTGGCGATCCTCAAGGCCGCCGTGGCCGAGATCCGCGCCCGCCGCGACGAGCTCAGCGCCGTGCTGTCGGCCGAGAACGGCAAGACGATCGCCGACGCCACCGCCGAGATCGACACGACGGCGCGCATCTTCGAGGGCTTCGCCGAGGAGTCGCTGCGCCTGTTCGGGCAGACGATCCCGCTCGACATCCAGGAGGGCCTCGAGTCCGACCTGATGATCACCGTGCGCGAGCCGCTCGGCGTCCTGGTCGGCATCGTGCCGTTCAACTTCCCCGCCGAGCTCTACGCCCACAAGGTCGGCGCCGCGCTGGCCGCGGGCAACGCCATCGTGGTCAAGCCGCCGGAGGACGACCCCCTGGTCACGATCCTGCTGACCGAGATCCTGCACCGGGCGGGCGTGCCCGGCGCGGCCCTCCAGCTCGTCACCGGCTACGGCGAGGTCGTCGGCAGCCACCTCTCGCAGAGCCCCGACATCGCCGCGGTGACGTTCACCGGCAGCACCGAGGTCGGCACCATCGTCGCCGCGAGCGCCGGTCGCAACGTGGTGCGGGTCTTCCTCGAGCTCAGCGGGAACGACGCCTTCATCGTCTGCGACGACGCCGACGTCGAGGCCGCCGTGGACCACGCGGTCGCCGGCCGGATCTTCGCCAACGGGCAGGTATGCGTCGCGACCAAGCGCATCATGGTCGCCCGCGCGCGCTACGACGAGTTCGTCGCCGCGCTGAGCGACCGGGTACGCCGGCTGCGTGTGGGCGACCCGAGGAGCGAGCACACCGATGTGGGACCGCTCATCAGCGTGGACGCCGCCCGCCGCGTCGAGCGCCAGATCCAGGACGCCGTCGGCCAGGGCGCGAGGATCCTGGTCGGGGGCGTCCGGGACGGCGCGTTCATCACGCCGGCCGTGCTGGAGATCGACACCGGTGTCGGCATCGCCACCGACGAGGAGATCTTCGGCCCGGTGTTCTCCGTGCTGGCGGTCGACGGGCTCGACGAGGCGGTCGACCTCGCCAACGCCTCCCGGCTCGGCCTGAACGCGGCGGTGTTCACCGCCGACCTCCAGCGGGCGATCCGGGCCGGCCGCCGCATCCAGGCGGGCATCGTCTCGGTCAACGGCGGCAACGCCTACCGCCCGGACGTGGCGGCGTTCGGCGGCTACAAGAAGAGCGGTCTGGGCCGCGAGGGCATCGCCTACACCCTGGAGGAGTTCACCCAGGTCAAGAGCATCGTGCTGCGCGGTGTGGTCTCATGA
- a CDS encoding TetR/AcrR family transcriptional regulator produces MATHAPATGGRRKAAAARRKARQAEIIAATRQIFDSKGVRDVQIEEVASAVGINRAIVYRHFTGKEELFALTLVGYLEELHDVMAAAAAGSEEPARQLEAIVGAFVDYGVAHPAFVDCAQALMVRPGDELLDEIAEGPLFKLGRGITSCLTVLSETLATGVDKGAFHLTDDPILLANALYASGLGALQLARLGILVSEIAPGIPTVGEISSEQVRSYMVRSALALVTAA; encoded by the coding sequence ATGGCGACCCACGCACCCGCAACCGGCGGACGCCGCAAGGCGGCCGCAGCGCGCCGCAAGGCGCGCCAGGCGGAGATCATCGCAGCGACGCGGCAGATCTTCGACTCCAAGGGTGTGCGGGACGTGCAGATCGAGGAGGTCGCGAGCGCGGTCGGGATCAACCGAGCGATCGTCTACCGGCACTTCACCGGCAAGGAGGAGCTCTTCGCGCTCACGCTCGTGGGCTACCTCGAGGAGCTGCACGACGTGATGGCCGCGGCCGCGGCCGGGTCCGAGGAGCCGGCCCGGCAGCTCGAGGCGATCGTGGGTGCCTTCGTCGACTACGGCGTCGCACACCCGGCGTTCGTGGACTGCGCGCAGGCGCTGATGGTGCGGCCGGGTGACGAGCTGCTCGACGAGATCGCCGAGGGGCCGCTGTTCAAGCTGGGGCGCGGCATCACCTCGTGCCTGACGGTGCTCTCCGAGACGCTGGCCACCGGCGTCGACAAGGGCGCCTTCCACCTCACCGACGACCCGATCCTGCTCGCCAACGCGCTCTACGCCAGCGGGCTCGGGGCGCTCCAGCTCGCCCGGCTGGGCATCCTGGTCAGCGAGATCGCGCCAGGGATCCCGACGGTCGGCGAGATCTCGTCGGAGCAGGTGCGCTCCTACATGGTCCGCTCGGCGCTGGCGCTGGTCACCGCCGCCTGA